A part of Candida albicans SC5314 chromosome 2, complete sequence genomic DNA contains:
- the TLG2 gene encoding Tlg2p (Putative syntaxin-like t-SNARE; macrophage/pseudohyphal-repressed), with amino-acid sequence MFRDRTNLFLSYRRTIPRDSFPTRRTRFSDLNNEEENEGLILSSTTGNQSNRKSKNKSNLKQGVNDLDNDDYEDNIELKPMIPNIFDIAKELDSYLNIINKDIEELNSMYKKLIIINKLNKLKLEKQIEEINYQILIKFEKCYVLIKKFEYLSNNHQRLKLNYNQQDLEILINFKKNYAVKIQDKSLIFRNLQNNYMKFLKNDEEEKEEEEEDILNMNDEQATLLNEGNDSKSTTPRTTTTTTTTTTTNFTNQQQQQQQQQVQVQLQLQHQQGNNNIQYLQQREREISKLAHGIIEISTIFKEMESMVIEQGTILDRIDYNLVNTVQDLKQADKELIKAHHYQKRSTKCKIIFFLSLCVFALLMIFILRPTKTTSPSNNSNSNSNSNSGNPGNPGNNNDQEPTRPNIDKPANEVNPPPVNKA; translated from the coding sequence ATGTTTAGAGATAGaactaatttatttttatcataTCGTCGAACAATTCCTCGTGATTCATTCCCCACTAGGCGAACCCGATTCAgtgatttaaataatgaagaagaaaatgaaggACTAATACTATCGTCAACAACAGGAAATCAATCTAATAGGAAAAGTAagaataaatcaaatctaAAACAAGGAGTTAATGACCTTGACAACGACGATTATGAagataatattgaattaaaaCCAATGATTCCTaatatatttgatattgccaaagaattggattcatatttaaatataattaataaagatattgaagaattaaattccatgtataaaaaattaataattataaataaattaaataaattaaaattagaaaaacaaattgaagaaataaattatcaaatattaattaaatttgaaaaatgttatgtattaattaaaaaatttgaatatttacTGAATAATCATCAACgattaaaattgaattataatcaacaagatttagaaattttaattaattttaaaaaaaattatgcTGTGAAAATTCAAGataaatcattgattttccggaatttacaaaataattatatgaaatttttgaaaaatgatgaagaagaaaaagaagaagaagaagaagatataTTGAATATGAATGATGAACAAGCTACATTATTGAATGAAGGAAATGATTCAAAATCGACAACaccaagaacaacaacaacaacaacaacaacaacaacaacaaattttaccaatcaacaacagcaacaacaacaacaacaagtacAAGTCCAACTCCAACTCCAACATCAACAaggtaataataatattcaatatttacaacaacgagaaagagaaatttcaaaattagcTCATggaataattgaaattctgacaatttttaaagaaatgGAATCAATGGTGATAGAACAAGGTACAATATTAGATCgaattgattataatcTAGTCAATACCGTACAAGATTTAAAACAAGCTgataaagaattaattaaagctcatcattatcaaaaaagatcaacaaaatgtaaaattatattttttttaagtCTTTGTGTGTTTGCtttattaatgatatttatattacgtccaacaaaaacaacatccccttcaaataattccaattccaattccaattctaATAGTGGTAACCCTGGTAATCCTGGAAATAACAACGATCAAGAACCAACAAGaccaaatattgataaaccTGCTAATGAAGTCAATCCTCCTCCAGTTAACAAGGCATAA
- a CDS encoding uncharacterized protein (Protein of unknown function; F-12/CO2 early biofilm induced), whose product MSSFVEVKPDFVFSQYEISIIKSIWRSLDLNNPLNLKDFYYTVSAAINSTGTVTTNGVVSPKRDKFTSLIITQQDIANTISDYQVEEFIEVATSLIHHLEFGKEFPENELVQLSKRNQRIYKIYYKQYLTLGNSLMEAIEDFTNLLVGKSKRIFSRFLSILLSAILYYSNDISFVDTTTTNSNNTLNINLTATPTTTHSNASIYSELSYSMLSLNTDNTSTSAATTAEAIILEEIIKPPQLIEIQPSLPSDIDEQSQPVQSTPEDVEYAEDATITNSIYTNNTVDNGDANSGFFDSSYDYLNSFAISPDNDDDDDEYDNGQSLHEREIVGKKQQKNKSKVVYEEEEDDDDFDDTKSIVSTMSNLSSFKKWGIIRRKKSHKDKFRSSKKFIHKNILRSEK is encoded by the coding sequence ATGCTGTCATTTGTTGAGGTCAAACCAGATTTCGTGTTTTCTCAATAtgaaatatcaataattaaatcaatatgGAGGTCGCTTGATTTAAATAACCCTCTTAATCTTAAGGATTTTTATTATACAGTCTCAGCTGCTATTAATAGTACTGGTACAGTTACCACCAATGGTGTTGTTAGTCCTAAAAGAGATAAATTTACATCGCTAATCATAACTCAACAAGACATTGCTAACACCATTAGTGATTATCAAGTAgaagaatttattgaagTTGCGACATCATTAATACATCATTTAGAATTTGGTAAAGAATTTCCTGAAAATGAACTTGTACAACTTCTGAAACGAAATCAaagaatttataaaatatattataaacaatatttgaCACTTGGTAATAGTCTTATGGAAGCTATAGAAGATTTTACAAATTTATTAGTGGGGAAAAGTAAACGGATATTTTCTCGATTTCTTAGTATTTTACTTAGTGccatattatattatagCAATGATATATCATTTGTTGatactaccaccaccaacagcaacaacaccCTTAACATCAACCTTACTGCTACCCCTACAACTACCCATAGTAATGCATCGATATATTCAGAACTTTCATATTCTATGCTTTCATTAAATACTGACAACacatcaacatcagcaGCTACAACGGCTGAAGCAATTATTTTAGAAGAGATTATTAAACCACctcaattaattgaaattcaacCATCGTTACCATCAGATATTGATGAACAATCCCAACCAGTACAGAGTACACCAGAAGACGTGGAATATGCTGAAGATGCAACCATTACTAATTCCATATACACTAATAATACTGTTGACAATGGTGATGCAAATAGTGGTTTTTTCGATAGTTCATATGATTATCTTAATTCATTTGCAATTTCTcctgataatgatgatgatgatgatgaatacGATAATGGCCAAAGCTTACATGAGAGAGAGATTGTTGGtaagaaacaacaaaagaataaatCCAAAGTTGTttatgaagaagaagaagatgatgacgatTTTGATGATACGAAAAGTATTGTTTCAACAATGTCCAATTTATCATCGTTTAAAAAATGGGGTATTATACGTCGTAAGAAAAGTCATAAAGATAAATTCAGAAGTtccaaaaaattcattcataaaaatatattgagAAGTGAAAAGTGA